Proteins from a single region of Stappia sp. ES.058:
- a CDS encoding Smr/MutS family protein, translating into MSGRRRRARHPSPDERRLWAQVTADVTPLEAGRRSKQTQTASADDAGDPTVPPPAPVIGNERLSAPRSVATMRPKAPPAPPPLSPLAPLEPRQRRKLARGTRSIDGRIDLHGLTQAEAHVRLRGFLSQAQAQGYSLVLVITGKGGPGGTLSADGRGVLRRVVPQWLSFAEFRSLVVGFEEAHAGHGGGGALYVRVRKPGRGRT; encoded by the coding sequence ATGAGCGGCCGGCGCCGGCGGGCGCGTCATCCTTCTCCCGATGAGCGCAGGCTCTGGGCGCAAGTGACGGCGGACGTCACGCCGCTTGAAGCGGGGCGCCGGTCGAAGCAGACGCAGACGGCCTCAGCCGATGACGCGGGCGACCCCACAGTGCCGCCGCCGGCGCCCGTGATTGGAAACGAACGCCTGTCCGCTCCGCGCTCGGTTGCGACCATGCGCCCGAAGGCCCCGCCCGCCCCGCCACCGCTTTCCCCTCTCGCTCCTCTGGAGCCGCGCCAGCGACGCAAGCTGGCGCGCGGAACCCGCAGCATCGACGGTCGTATTGACCTCCATGGACTGACGCAGGCCGAAGCGCATGTGCGTCTGCGCGGGTTTCTCTCCCAGGCGCAGGCGCAAGGCTATTCGCTTGTTCTGGTCATAACCGGCAAGGGCGGTCCAGGCGGCACCCTGTCGGCCGACGGGCGCGGTGTCCTGCGGCGTGTCGTTCCGCAATGGTTGTCCTTCGCCGAATTCCGTTCGCTGGTCGTCGGCTTCGAGGAAGCTCATGCCGGCCATGGCGGCGGCGGCGCGCTCTACGTGCGCGTGCGCAAGCCGGGACGGGGACGGACATGA
- a CDS encoding FxsA family protein gives MPVGLIILLLLIGVPLLEIAVFVEVGSEIGAVPTILLTVLTALAGTVMLRLQGISLLMKIRGEMDAGRVPGSDLVQGALIVVASILLLIPGFVTDAVGLLLFVPPLRTAIANLAIRNARVTVVNAEARRSGAETVVDLNEGEWSDKPGDSRGSTAGGTIHVTDARETGDEPSPRQDKS, from the coding sequence ATGCCTGTCGGACTTATCATTCTTCTTCTTCTCATTGGCGTTCCGCTTCTTGAGATCGCTGTCTTCGTCGAGGTCGGCTCTGAAATCGGCGCCGTTCCGACGATTCTTCTCACCGTGCTGACGGCACTGGCCGGTACGGTGATGCTGCGACTCCAGGGCATCTCCCTGCTGATGAAGATCCGCGGCGAGATGGATGCCGGACGGGTTCCGGGCTCGGATCTGGTACAGGGTGCGCTGATTGTTGTCGCCAGCATCCTGCTGCTGATCCCGGGCTTTGTCACGGACGCGGTTGGCCTGCTGCTCTTCGTGCCGCCTCTGCGCACAGCAATCGCCAACCTCGCTATCCGCAATGCCCGGGTTACCGTCGTCAATGCCGAGGCGCGGCGGAGCGGAGCCGAGACCGTCGTCGACCTGAACGAGGGCGAATGGTCCGACAAGCCTGGCGACAGCCGAGGCAGCACGGCGGGCGGGACGATCCACGTCACCGACGCGCGCGAGACCGGCGACGAGCCTTCGCCCCGACAAGACAAGAGCTGA
- a CDS encoding [protein-PII] uridylyltransferase — translation MNKSAEAFSGLIDSTALRAELTALTAKSDGDGADPAIRSRVLARLKEAMRDARAIVEERLFEDGGGTLCAGRLSHVQDEILRVIYDFAIYHVYRAKNPSAAERMSVVAVGGYGRGTLAPGSDVDLLFLLPYKQTPWGEQIVEYILYMLWDLGLKVGHATRNVEECLRLSKSDMTIRTAILEARHVWGDTDLYEELVERFDTDVVAGTGPEFIAAKLAERDARHRRQGTSRYLVEPNVKEGKGGLRDLNTLFWISKYFYRVRSGSGLVKAGVFSRRDYNRFKKGEDFLWAVRCHLHFLTGRPEERLSFDVQREIAIRLGYTQHPGMKDVERFMKHYFLVAKDVGDLTRIFCAALEEQHAKQPQPLSRLIGQLTGRRKRRVLSGHPDFAIENGRLNLASEGAFEKDPVNLIRLFAIVDRHSVMLHPELLKRVRRSLKLITAAVREDPEANRLFLQVLTSRSDPETILRKMNEVGVLGRFLPDFGKVVAMMQFSMYHHYTVDEHLLRSIGVLGEIERGEAGDDHPLSTDLIKSIQNRKVLFVAMLMHDIAKGRPEDHSIAGARIARRLCPRLGLSSSETDTVAWLVEHHLDMSTTAQSRDLADRKTIEDFAREVQSLERLKLLLILTVADIRAVGPNVFNGWKGQLLRTLYYECEPLLTGGHSLLPHDQRVAAAKAELAEALPDWPADALEAYLERHYPAYWLRVPLDRKIADARLIREADTGRSGFSSRVVTHAFEEVTEITVLAADHPKLLSTIAGSCFVAGANIVDAQIDTTTDGFALDAIFMSRELPDDADELRRGERICRLIEQALRGQEQLPEKVANKAAARARAKPFRVEAEVLVNNSWSNRHTVLEISGLDRPGLLYDLTRAISALNLNINSAHIATFGERAVDVFYVTDLTGQKVGNIGRQELIRDRLRDAVDAEAGDEPAKRRKPRLGAA, via the coding sequence ATGAACAAATCAGCGGAGGCGTTTTCCGGTCTCATCGATTCCACTGCGTTGCGCGCGGAGTTGACCGCCTTGACCGCGAAGTCGGACGGCGACGGGGCGGATCCGGCCATCCGTTCCAGGGTGCTCGCCCGCCTCAAGGAGGCGATGCGCGATGCGCGTGCGATTGTCGAGGAACGCCTGTTCGAGGATGGCGGCGGGACCTTGTGCGCCGGCCGCCTCAGCCATGTGCAGGACGAGATCCTGCGGGTGATCTACGATTTCGCGATCTATCACGTCTACCGGGCGAAAAACCCCTCAGCGGCCGAACGCATGTCGGTGGTGGCCGTGGGCGGTTACGGGCGCGGCACGCTGGCGCCGGGGTCCGATGTCGATCTGTTGTTTCTGCTGCCCTACAAGCAGACCCCCTGGGGCGAGCAGATCGTCGAGTACATCCTCTACATGCTTTGGGATCTCGGCCTGAAGGTCGGCCATGCGACCCGCAATGTCGAGGAGTGCCTGCGACTGTCGAAGAGCGACATGACGATCCGCACGGCCATCCTTGAAGCGCGGCACGTCTGGGGCGATACGGATCTCTACGAAGAACTTGTCGAGCGCTTCGACACCGACGTCGTCGCCGGCACGGGTCCGGAATTCATTGCCGCCAAGCTCGCCGAACGCGATGCGCGCCACCGCCGGCAGGGCACCTCGCGCTATCTGGTGGAACCCAACGTCAAGGAGGGCAAGGGCGGACTGCGCGATCTCAACACCCTCTTCTGGATCTCCAAGTATTTTTATCGCGTGCGCTCCGGCTCCGGGCTCGTGAAGGCCGGCGTCTTCTCCCGCCGGGACTACAATCGCTTCAAGAAGGGCGAGGATTTCCTCTGGGCGGTGCGCTGTCACCTGCATTTCCTGACCGGGCGTCCGGAAGAGCGTCTGTCCTTCGACGTCCAGCGCGAGATCGCCATTCGCCTCGGCTACACCCAGCATCCGGGGATGAAGGACGTCGAGCGATTCATGAAGCACTATTTCCTCGTGGCAAAGGACGTCGGCGATCTCACCCGGATCTTCTGTGCAGCCCTGGAAGAACAGCACGCCAAGCAGCCGCAGCCGCTGTCTCGGCTGATCGGACAGCTCACGGGGCGGCGGAAACGCCGCGTTCTCTCCGGGCATCCGGACTTCGCGATCGAAAACGGACGCCTGAATCTTGCCAGCGAGGGCGCGTTCGAGAAGGACCCGGTCAATCTTATCCGTCTGTTCGCCATTGTCGATCGACACTCCGTGATGCTGCATCCGGAATTGTTGAAGCGGGTGCGGCGCTCGCTCAAGCTGATCACGGCGGCTGTGCGAGAGGATCCGGAGGCCAACCGTCTTTTTCTCCAGGTGCTGACGTCACGCAGCGACCCCGAAACCATCCTGCGCAAGATGAACGAGGTCGGCGTGCTCGGGCGCTTCCTGCCGGATTTCGGCAAGGTTGTGGCGATGATGCAGTTCAGTATGTACCACCACTACACCGTTGACGAGCATCTGCTGCGTTCGATCGGGGTCCTCGGCGAAATCGAGCGCGGAGAAGCGGGCGACGATCATCCGCTGTCGACCGATCTCATAAAGTCGATCCAGAACCGCAAGGTCCTCTTCGTGGCGATGCTGATGCATGACATCGCCAAGGGTCGCCCGGAGGACCATTCCATTGCCGGAGCCCGCATCGCGCGCCGGTTGTGCCCGCGTCTCGGTCTGTCGTCCTCGGAAACCGACACCGTGGCCTGGCTGGTCGAGCATCATCTCGACATGAGCACCACCGCGCAGTCGCGCGATCTCGCGGATCGCAAGACCATCGAGGACTTCGCCCGCGAAGTGCAGAGCCTGGAACGACTGAAACTGCTGTTGATCCTCACCGTCGCCGATATCCGTGCCGTTGGCCCCAACGTCTTCAACGGCTGGAAGGGGCAGCTGTTGCGCACGCTCTACTATGAATGCGAGCCGCTTTTGACCGGCGGACACAGCCTGCTCCCGCACGACCAGCGCGTCGCCGCAGCGAAGGCCGAACTGGCCGAAGCGCTGCCGGATTGGCCCGCGGACGCGCTTGAGGCCTATCTGGAGCGCCACTATCCGGCCTATTGGCTGCGCGTGCCGCTCGACCGCAAGATCGCCGATGCACGCCTGATCCGCGAGGCCGATACGGGCAGGTCGGGATTCTCCTCCCGCGTCGTCACCCATGCCTTTGAGGAAGTCACCGAGATCACGGTGCTGGCGGCCGATCACCCCAAGCTGCTGTCGACGATCGCCGGGTCCTGTTTCGTCGCCGGCGCCAACATCGTCGACGCGCAAATCGACACCACCACCGACGGGTTTGCGCTGGATGCGATCTTCATGTCTCGCGAGCTGCCGGACGACGCGGACGAACTGCGCCGGGGCGAACGCATCTGCCGGCTGATCGAGCAGGCGTTGCGCGGCCAGGAGCAACTGCCGGAGAAGGTCGCGAACAAGGCGGCGGCGCGCGCGCGCGCCAAGCCGTTCCGCGTCGAGGCCGAGGTGCTGGTGAACAATTCCTGGTCGAACCGCCACACGGTTCTCGAGATTTCGGGCCTTGACCGTCCCGGCCTGCTCTATGATCTGACCCGGGCAATCTCGGCTTTGAATCTCAACATCAATTCCGCTCATATCGCGACCTTCGGCGAGCGCGCGGTCGACGTCTTCTATGTCACCGATCTGACCGGCCAGAAGGTCGGCAACATCGGTCGCCAGGAATTGATCCGCGACCGCTTGCGCGATGCGGTGGACGCAGAGGCCGGCGACGAACCGGCAAAGCGGCGCAAGCCGCGCCTTGGAGCGGCGTGA
- a CDS encoding acyltransferase family protein produces MAFDGTQRVDWVDTAKGFCIIFVVMMHSTLGVQNAAGSEGWLGLLVEFAKPFRMPDFFMISGLFLARVIDRPWRTYLDRKVVHFAYFYILWLTIQFALKTPVMAGEIGYSGALAQYLLAFVQPFGTLWFIYMLPVMFVITKALHGARLPWQFVLAGAALLQIAPIATGSVLIDEFASRYVFFYAGYILAPHAFRLAAWAQDHLAPAALGLLAWGVVNGSLVFAGYADLPIVSLALGGAGALAVILISALLTRLSFNAPLRLCGERSIVIYLAFFFPMAATRIILLKTGIITDIGTISLIVTAAGVIAPLILFWLINRVDIGHFLFRRPGWARLEADPARRGAAQAAE; encoded by the coding sequence ATGGCTTTTGACGGCACGCAGCGGGTCGACTGGGTCGACACCGCCAAAGGGTTTTGCATCATCTTCGTGGTGATGATGCATTCCACTTTGGGCGTGCAGAATGCCGCCGGAAGCGAAGGCTGGCTTGGCCTTCTCGTCGAATTTGCCAAACCGTTCCGCATGCCGGATTTCTTCATGATTTCCGGACTTTTCCTTGCCCGGGTGATCGACCGCCCCTGGCGGACCTATCTCGACCGCAAGGTCGTTCATTTCGCCTATTTCTACATATTGTGGCTGACGATCCAGTTCGCCCTTAAAACGCCCGTGATGGCCGGCGAGATCGGATACAGCGGCGCGCTGGCGCAATATCTTCTGGCCTTCGTCCAACCGTTCGGCACCCTCTGGTTCATCTACATGCTGCCGGTGATGTTCGTGATCACCAAGGCGCTGCACGGCGCGCGCCTGCCCTGGCAGTTCGTGCTTGCCGGGGCCGCCCTCCTGCAGATCGCACCGATCGCCACCGGCTCCGTTCTGATCGATGAATTCGCCTCGCGTTACGTGTTCTTCTACGCTGGCTACATTCTTGCCCCTCACGCCTTCCGGCTTGCCGCCTGGGCGCAGGACCATCTGGCGCCGGCCGCCCTGGGCCTTCTCGCCTGGGGTGTGGTCAATGGGTCTCTGGTTTTCGCCGGATACGCCGATCTGCCGATCGTCTCGCTGGCCCTCGGCGGAGCCGGGGCGCTGGCCGTGATCCTGATCTCCGCGCTGCTGACACGGCTCAGCTTCAATGCCCCGTTGCGGTTGTGCGGGGAGCGCTCCATCGTGATCTATCTGGCGTTCTTCTTTCCCATGGCAGCCACGCGGATCATCCTGCTCAAGACCGGGATCATCACGGACATCGGCACGATTTCACTGATCGTCACAGCGGCAGGTGTGATCGCGCCGCTGATCCTGTTCTGGCTGATCAACCGCGTCGACATCGGTCACTTCCTGTTCCGTCGACCCGGCTGGGCACGACTTGAAGCGGACCCGGCCAGGCGCGGCGCGGCGCAAGCTGCGGAATAA
- a CDS encoding BMP family protein, protein MEILNRIAWTRRAALGLAAAIVVAGFGQPTMAADEPLKVAAIYTVPVEQQWVGRIHKALTAAKERGDVTYTYSENVANTDYERVMREYAEAGMDLIVGEAFAVERAARKVAAEYPDTAFLMGSSFGPAKPNFAVFDNWIHEPSYLTGMIAGNATKSNIIGMVGGYAIPEVNRLMNAFMEGALEVNPDVKFLVTFINSWYDPPKAKESAFAMVDKGADILYAERFGVSDAAKERDILAIGNVIDTASDYPGTIISSALWHMEPTIDRVIDDVAGGSFEPSDYGQYSYMSYGGGSFVVDEALADAESVEAARKIEQDILDGLFRVNVNDAEPKSTM, encoded by the coding sequence ATGGAAATCCTGAACCGTATCGCATGGACGCGTCGTGCAGCGCTGGGCCTTGCGGCAGCGATTGTCGTGGCGGGTTTCGGCCAGCCGACGATGGCCGCAGACGAGCCGCTCAAGGTCGCGGCAATCTACACTGTCCCGGTCGAGCAGCAGTGGGTCGGCCGCATTCACAAGGCGTTGACCGCCGCCAAGGAGCGTGGCGACGTCACCTACACCTACTCGGAAAACGTGGCCAACACCGACTATGAGCGCGTGATGCGCGAATATGCCGAAGCCGGCATGGACCTGATCGTCGGCGAGGCCTTCGCGGTGGAGCGCGCGGCGCGCAAGGTGGCCGCCGAATATCCGGATACGGCCTTCCTGATGGGCTCGTCCTTCGGTCCGGCCAAGCCGAATTTTGCCGTCTTCGACAACTGGATCCATGAGCCGAGCTATCTGACCGGCATGATCGCCGGCAACGCGACCAAGTCGAACATCATCGGTATGGTCGGCGGCTATGCGATCCCCGAGGTCAACCGGCTGATGAACGCCTTCATGGAAGGCGCGCTTGAGGTCAATCCGGATGTGAAGTTCCTCGTGACCTTCATCAACTCCTGGTACGATCCGCCCAAGGCCAAGGAATCCGCCTTTGCGATGGTCGACAAGGGCGCTGACATTCTCTACGCCGAGCGCTTCGGCGTGTCCGATGCCGCCAAGGAGCGGGATATTCTGGCGATCGGCAACGTCATCGATACCGCGTCCGATTATCCCGGCACGATCATTTCGAGCGCGCTCTGGCACATGGAGCCGACCATCGACCGCGTGATCGACGATGTCGCCGGCGGCAGCTTCGAGCCCTCCGATTATGGCCAGTACAGCTACATGTCCTATGGCGGCGGCAGCTTCGTCGTTGACGAGGCGCTGGCCGATGCGGAATCCGTCGAGGCCGCCCGCAAGATCGAGCAGGACATTCTCGACGGTCTCTTCCGCGTCAACGTCAACGACGCGGAACCCAAGTCGACGATGTAA
- a CDS encoding helix-turn-helix domain-containing protein: protein MTPFGARVREHRKKRGITLSQMAVALSVSPAYLSALEHGRRGRPTWFMVQRIIAFFNVIWDEAEELQRLAELSDPKISIETGGLDPEATELANVLSTKIAGLSRESLTHLLHQLRTAAARDGV, encoded by the coding sequence ATGACGCCCTTCGGCGCGCGGGTGCGCGAACACCGCAAGAAACGGGGGATCACCCTGTCGCAAATGGCGGTGGCATTGTCCGTGTCGCCCGCCTATCTGTCGGCTCTGGAGCATGGCCGGCGCGGGCGACCGACGTGGTTCATGGTTCAGCGCATCATTGCCTTCTTCAATGTCATCTGGGATGAAGCGGAAGAACTGCAGCGGCTGGCGGAACTCTCCGATCCGAAGATTTCGATCGAGACGGGCGGGCTCGACCCTGAGGCGACCGAGCTCGCCAATGTCCTGTCGACCAAGATTGCCGGATTGTCGCGCGAAAGCCTGACGCATCTCCTGCACCAGCTGAGAACGGCCGCGGCCCGTGACGGGGTTTGA
- the murJ gene encoding murein biosynthesis integral membrane protein MurJ — MTLLRNFATVGGATMTSRVLGFVRDVMIAAFVGAGPVADAFFVAFRLPNLFRRLFAEGAFNSAFVPLFARSVEEGGDEGARRFAGEILAALLWTLVTITLLAQVFMPALVYVLAPGFTAEAEKFDLAVLLSRITFPYLLCMSLVAFLSGILNTYQRFAAAALAPVVLNIVMISVLSGIWYFDLQPGVRLGVVLACGVTVAGLAQLALLFVAVRHMGFSIPWRRPRLTASVKRLWRLGVPGIAAGGITQINIAVGTIIASGQAGAVSYLYYADRIYQLPLGVVGIAIGVVLLPDLSRSLRSGADASANHTLNRAMEFALALTLPATVALIVVPDAIVSVLYQRGAFGAQAASATTAALIAFAAGLPAFVLNKVFSPGFFAREDTVTPMWFAGIGMVVNVAGALALAPILDHVGIALATTLAGWVNSGLLAVTLWRRGHFRLDAGSLKRLPLLALASVLMGGGIYAGAQLLAPLLGGASVLGRFGALALLVLAGLVLFAAFVHLTGAVDLKAALRGLRSRRVS; from the coding sequence ATGACCCTCCTGCGCAACTTCGCGACCGTCGGAGGTGCGACGATGACGAGCCGCGTGCTCGGCTTTGTCCGCGACGTGATGATCGCCGCCTTCGTCGGCGCGGGTCCGGTCGCCGATGCCTTTTTCGTTGCCTTCCGCCTGCCCAACCTGTTCCGGCGGCTGTTCGCCGAAGGCGCGTTCAACTCCGCCTTCGTGCCGCTCTTCGCCCGTTCGGTGGAAGAAGGCGGCGACGAGGGCGCCAGGCGGTTCGCGGGCGAGATCCTCGCCGCGCTCCTGTGGACCCTGGTGACGATCACGCTTCTCGCGCAGGTGTTCATGCCAGCGCTCGTCTATGTGCTGGCGCCTGGCTTCACGGCAGAAGCGGAGAAGTTCGATCTCGCCGTGCTCCTGTCGCGCATCACTTTCCCCTATCTCCTGTGCATGTCGCTGGTGGCGTTTCTCTCCGGCATTCTCAATACCTATCAGCGCTTTGCAGCCGCAGCCCTTGCGCCGGTCGTCTTGAACATTGTGATGATCTCGGTGCTCTCGGGCATCTGGTATTTCGACCTTCAGCCGGGGGTGAGACTGGGCGTGGTGCTGGCCTGTGGCGTTACCGTTGCCGGTCTCGCGCAGCTTGCGCTTCTGTTTGTCGCGGTGCGCCACATGGGCTTTTCAATCCCTTGGCGCCGGCCGCGTCTGACGGCATCGGTGAAACGGCTGTGGAGGCTCGGCGTTCCGGGCATCGCGGCAGGCGGCATTACCCAGATCAACATCGCCGTCGGCACGATCATCGCCTCCGGTCAGGCCGGCGCGGTGTCCTATCTCTATTATGCCGACCGGATCTATCAGCTGCCGCTTGGTGTCGTCGGCATTGCCATCGGCGTCGTGCTCCTGCCCGACCTGTCTCGCTCCCTGCGGTCCGGCGCGGATGCGAGTGCCAACCATACGCTCAACCGGGCAATGGAGTTTGCGCTTGCGCTCACCTTGCCGGCCACGGTTGCCCTGATCGTGGTGCCGGATGCGATTGTCTCCGTGCTCTACCAGCGCGGCGCCTTCGGTGCGCAAGCCGCCAGTGCGACGACGGCGGCCCTGATCGCCTTCGCCGCCGGCCTGCCCGCCTTTGTGCTCAACAAGGTTTTCTCGCCCGGATTTTTCGCGCGTGAGGATACGGTCACACCGATGTGGTTCGCCGGTATCGGCATGGTGGTCAATGTGGCGGGCGCGCTGGCGTTGGCCCCCATTCTCGATCATGTCGGCATTGCGCTTGCGACCACGCTTGCCGGTTGGGTCAACAGCGGCCTGCTTGCGGTGACGCTGTGGCGGCGCGGGCATTTCCGCCTCGATGCCGGATCGTTGAAGCGTCTTCCGCTGCTGGCGCTTGCCAGCGTCTTGATGGGCGGCGGGATCTATGCCGGCGCGCAGCTGCTCGCACCCTTGCTCGGCGGCGCGTCGGTACTCGGCCGGTTCGGGGCGCTGGCGCTGCTGGTGCTTGCCGGACTGGTTCTGTTCGCCGCCTTCGTGCATCTGACCGGTGCGGTGGACCTGAAGGCCGCCCTTCGCGGCCTGCGGTCGCGGCGCGTGAGCTGA
- a CDS encoding Tim44/TimA family putative adaptor protein — protein MGHMFDVTTIIFLVLAVVIFLRLRSVLGKRTGHERPPFDPYSARDRESDAAEASTRADDNIIPLPGQGPSSAPSQASEAATLETVAPEGTALNEALRKILSADRSFDPKTFVEGARAAYEMIVTAFAAGDRKTLKNLLSKDVYDGFVAAISDRESRGETIESTFVGIDKADIVEAAMKGDTAQVTVKFRSELISATRDRDGAIVDGDPNAVSDVTDIWTFARDTTSRDPNWKLVATESVD, from the coding sequence ATGGGTCACATGTTCGACGTCACAACAATCATCTTTCTGGTTCTGGCGGTCGTGATCTTCCTGAGATTGCGGAGTGTTTTGGGCAAGCGGACGGGACATGAACGTCCCCCCTTCGACCCTTATTCCGCACGCGACCGGGAGTCCGATGCCGCTGAGGCGTCGACACGGGCGGACGACAACATCATCCCGCTTCCCGGACAGGGGCCTTCGTCCGCGCCGTCACAGGCAAGCGAAGCCGCGACCCTCGAGACCGTCGCTCCGGAAGGCACGGCCCTCAATGAGGCCCTGCGCAAAATTCTCTCCGCCGACCGTTCATTTGATCCCAAGACCTTTGTGGAGGGCGCGCGCGCGGCTTATGAGATGATCGTGACAGCCTTCGCCGCCGGCGATCGCAAGACGCTGAAGAACCTGCTGTCCAAGGATGTTTACGACGGTTTCGTCGCGGCGATATCGGATCGGGAATCGCGCGGCGAAACGATCGAATCCACCTTTGTCGGAATAGACAAGGCGGATATCGTCGAGGCCGCCATGAAGGGCGACACGGCACAGGTGACCGTGAAGTTCCGCAGCGAGCTGATTTCGGCGACCCGAGATCGGGACGGGGCCATCGTCGACGGCGATCCGAACGCCGTAAGCGACGTCACCGACATCTGGACCTTCGCCCGCGACACCACCTCCCGCGATCCCAACTGGAAGCTGGTGGCGACCGAATCGGTCGACTGA
- a CDS encoding murein transglycosylase A, whose protein sequence is MPLQPISFSDISGWQDDDHTAALEAFLRHCASGSASGAAPRTGELGVSGASIVALCGRARAAAATGEGDAARHFFEAAFQPHLIAAKGFVTGYFEPEFAGARKPDAIHRTPLLRKPDGLEILPEGKRPDGLADTLTHAFRDDAGRFVEAPDRGAIMDGALDGRGLELVWLADPVDAFYIHVQGSARIRLADGGHMRVGYAGKNGHPYSPIGRVMIERGLADPGTVTMSVLRDWLAENPQEIDGVLRRNRSYIFFREIDGLGPDEGPVGAAGLPLVAGRSLAVDASLHTYGTPVFVSATMPAEGAVETRPFRRLMIAEDTGSAIVGPARGDIFFGTGDAAGRKAGGVQHAAEMTVLLPLAQAGVGEARR, encoded by the coding sequence ATGCCCCTGCAACCGATATCCTTTTCAGACATTTCTGGCTGGCAGGACGACGATCACACGGCCGCGCTCGAGGCGTTCCTGCGCCATTGTGCGAGCGGCTCCGCCTCCGGCGCCGCCCCGCGCACGGGTGAGCTGGGTGTGTCCGGCGCGTCGATTGTCGCACTGTGCGGCCGGGCCCGCGCGGCGGCTGCGACCGGCGAAGGCGATGCCGCCCGGCATTTCTTCGAAGCCGCGTTCCAGCCGCACCTGATCGCAGCCAAGGGGTTTGTGACCGGTTATTTCGAACCTGAATTCGCAGGCGCGCGCAAACCCGATGCCATCCACCGCACCCCGTTGCTGCGCAAGCCCGACGGACTTGAAATCCTGCCGGAGGGGAAACGTCCAGACGGTCTTGCGGACACGCTGACCCATGCCTTTCGCGACGACGCAGGACGTTTCGTCGAGGCGCCGGATCGCGGCGCGATCATGGACGGTGCCCTTGACGGTCGCGGGCTGGAACTCGTCTGGCTGGCCGACCCGGTCGACGCTTTCTATATTCACGTTCAGGGATCCGCTCGCATTCGTCTGGCGGACGGCGGCCACATGCGGGTCGGTTATGCCGGAAAGAACGGGCATCCCTACTCGCCGATCGGCCGTGTCATGATCGAGCGCGGTCTCGCCGACCCGGGCACTGTTACCATGTCGGTGCTGCGCGACTGGCTGGCGGAAAATCCGCAAGAAATCGACGGCGTTCTCCGCCGCAACCGGTCCTATATCTTTTTTCGCGAGATCGACGGGCTCGGCCCGGACGAGGGCCCCGTCGGCGCGGCGGGCCTTCCGCTCGTGGCCGGACGCAGTCTCGCGGTGGATGCGTCGCTCCACACCTATGGAACGCCGGTCTTCGTCTCTGCGACAATGCCGGCTGAAGGCGCGGTTGAAACGCGACCCTTTCGCCGGCTGATGATCGCGGAAGATACGGGCTCCGCCATCGTCGGTCCCGCACGCGGCGACATTTTCTTTGGCACGGGGGATGCGGCCGGGCGCAAGGCTGGCGGCGTCCAGCATGCGGCCGAGATGACCGTTCTGCTGCCGCTTGCGCAGGCCGGCGTCGGGGAGGCCCGGCGATGA